The window CTATGCAATCGCCATCTTTGTGCGAAACATCTGGGACCAAAATACCACACCTGTCCAAGATGGGAGGTAAGTCAAAGATAACGGTGTTATGGGACATGCTAATTTCTGTGGACAGGAAGAAGCTGAATACGACCCCGCCGCCAGGAAAGCCGAACGGGATGAGATCACCACACTTATTGATAAAATCAACATTTCTGCGCTCATTTCTCGAGCCTCCGCTCTTCGGGGAGGCCTCACCTGCTCCATACCCCACGACCTTCAGTATGATAGATCAACACGAAGCTCGGTTATGGGGGGGATGAATTATCACATCGAGATATCATTCGAAGATGGAATCAGTTGGCTAGCGCGTATTCGAAGGTCCAACGCCACTTCGCCGCCAGCAGAGCTACGAGATTACATTCTTCGCAGCGAGGTTTCAACCCTGCAGTTTCTTGGTGAAACTCAAGTCCCAGTTCCCAAAGTTTTTGACTATAATTTTTGTGAAACGAACCCTGTTGGCGTTGGATATATCCTCATGGAAAAGCTGCCTGGAAGTTCTTTGCGCTGGTCTCTTACCACTCCTGAGCAGAGAAGAAAGGTGGCAAGTCAGCTTGCGGACGTCTACATAGAGCTGAAGGCTCATCCTTTCGCGATGACGGGCTCTATGCACCATCCTGGATCTCGTGATATTGGACCATTTGCTCGAGAGTCCTTGACAGATTATCATGGGTCTCAGATGAAAGCGCTCGGCCCTTTCTTCTCCACTGAAGAGTACTTCAGTGCACATATCAAATTAATTTTAGATTTGATCCTTCGACAGGAGTCGTACGTCGACCGGGCAGTCGATGCGTTTTTGATTCATCGGTTTCTCTTAGACAAAGTCTCAGAAGCTTGCTCTCATAGTCATCTTGACGACGGAAAGTTCTACTTGAAGCATGCGGACGAGAAGGGGGACCAAATACTTGTTGACGATGAATTAAATATCACCGGAATCATCGACTGGGAGTGGGCCCATACGGATTCCAAGTCAGCAGCATTCAATTCACCAATTGTCCTACTCCCCGTTTCTGATTTTTATGCGAGTGAAAACTCCATCGGTGAAGACGAAACCTTTTTTGCGGAGTGTTTCGAAGCAAAAGGGCATCCAGATCTCGGAAGAATTGTCAGAAATGGTCGACTCATCCACAGATTCCGATTTTGTTGTGGTTATGACCTCGCAGATTGGGAAGGATTCCTTGGGCTCTTTTCCGGATTTCTGGGAGCTATGGGAATCACTAGTGATTTCCATTGGGAGACTTGGAAAGCAGACGCCTTGGAACGCTACGAAGATGATCATCAACTCCAACAAGTAATCGAGATATACAATTAGAACAGGGGGGTTTTGCTAGAAGCAGACAAGTTGAAAGTGTTGCTCAAGAATTGGGGCAGAACAACCGCTAGACTACAAATGCACTATAAGCAACATTCTTAGTCTACACCGTCATTGCCCATTTTGCCAAAATCAACTCCGATTAAATTAGACCAGACCATGATAAAAGTAAATAGCACAGTACATGAATGCCATGAAATGAGATGACCAAAAAAGACTGCGCCTAGCCCATGCAATCAATACACGTATATCATGAGCCGTTCGTTATCCATCACAGCACAcggatcttcttcgtccgcgGTGCAGCCTCCTTCGGCACGAACACTGACAAAATCCCATTCTTCAAATTAGCCCGTACGGCATCCTGGTCTACCCGGGTTTGGAAAGTGAATGTGCGCTGGAAGTTGCCGATTGATCGCTCTGAGACCCAGTAGTGGTATGGGGAGTCAGGATTTGAGGCTGGTtcggtagtggtggtggtatcAGTACCAGTATTGGACTGagcatcttcatcctcgtcctcattTTGGACGGTAGGCTGACGCCATCGAGGAGCAGACTTGATGTCTTTTTtgctgttggtggtggtggatgcgGCATACTCCCGATCCGTGTGGCCCTTGATGGTTAGGGTCTGGGGATCGCTGAATTCAATATCGATGTTGCCCTGGACCGCGCCTGGCAGCTCGCCGTCGAGATAGTAgccatcgtccagctcgcGCACGTCAAAGGCGGGACTGAAGGTGGGTGGCGGGGTCTTGGTGGATGCAGTAGATGGTCTAGTAGAACGAGGACATGTGGGTCGGGTGCGGTGGGCCTCGTAGTCGTCGAGCAGACGGAACAGAGGCGAGAGCTCGGTGAAGCGTGGGAGGAAGGCCATGATTTTGGGTTGTTGTTTGTGATCTAGAGATGATCAAAGTTGATGTTGGTGTTTGTTTCCATAGACTGGGAGCTTCTCTTTATACTTGAAGGTGAAAGAGTGGGAGAAGTATGTGGAAGCATCTAGAAGCTGCTGGCATCGTCCACCACTTTCTTTGGATGAGCAACACAAACTCGCTGATAAATTTGTTGAATGTTCTAGGAGTCCTGGACAATTGCAAAGCATCATTACGCCACAACGCTAGGCGACGGTAAATCGGGCGTCGAAAATAGGATCCTACGTACCTCGGACGCCATTCTCGGCGCCCGATTTGCTATGATATTAGTCATCCATAACATCAACAGCGGTCATCGGACAGCTGCGGGCCAAagatcgagaacaaggatTCCTTCATTGTTTGACACATTGAGACTTTGCCCGCTGCATACCCGGATATTCTTTGTAATATGCCCGAGTCACTGTGCCGCCCTGACCTGCTCACTCGGAGACCTAATCGTTTGATCTATTGCCTTTGAAGAAGCAATACTCAATAAAATGAGGTTGTTTGTGCGCACAGAACATGTATAAAGTGCACCCTCCGCCTACCGTGTATTTAGCGCCGTCTGGCCACTTCTACACCCGCATCCCCCTAGCACCCATCTATACAAACACGCAAAGAATGCTCGGTGAGCGCGCTGGACGCACAGCTCGACGACGCACAGCTCGACGCAGAGGAAAGCACTTCTGGCGGGAAGCCAATTTGGCGCAGCGTCTATAGTCTGATGCGATGTGACTCGTCGACATATCAGCATGGCCGCCATTGCTAGGTGGACCCAATAGGGGAAAAAACACTACCCACTCAAATCTCATCACATCAAACGCCTAATAAGCCACGTTGAGAAGGGCGGTGTTCTGGAAGG of the Penicillium psychrofluorescens genome assembly, chromosome: 1 genome contains:
- a CDS encoding uncharacterized protein (ID:PFLUO_001941-T1.cds;~source:funannotate) gives rise to the protein MAFLPRFTELSPLFRLLDDYEAHRTRPTCPRSTRPSTASTKTPPPTFSPAFDVRELDDGYYLDGELPGAVQGNIDIEFSDPQTLTIKGHTDREYAASTTTNSKKDIKSAPRWRQPTVQNEDEDEDAQSNTGTDTTTTTEPASNPDSPYHYWVSERSIGNFQRTFTFQTRVDQDAVRANLKNGILSVFVPKEAAPRTKKIRVL